The DNA segment GTAAATTTTGCCCACCTGTTGTACAGCTGCTGAGAGCTGAATGTGTAAAGCAAGTACAAGGTGTTTCCAGTGAGAAAGGCCAGGATCCAGAAGACAACCAACACTGATCTCTTTTCCTGagtaagaaaaagaagcagagaagatAAATTCAAAGTCTCAGGTGTGGCGCTGAGCCTTCGACTGCTGAAAAATGCACGACCAACCCAAGGAACACAAATACACAACTAAGTGTTCAGTAATTAGTTTATTTACATAGGACTAAGACTCAGAAATAGGCTCCTAGGTAAAGACATATATAAACACAAGGAGAAATGGCTCTCACTCAGCTAACCTTTTCAAATAAAGCGACCTCAGGGAAATTAATTGAAATACACTTGTGACGATGACAGCCTTACTTGCTGAACTCAATTTTCAAAGTTGGGATCTTTCTTGGGACATCTGAATTCTCCcgatatttaaaatgcagtttgacaagcagattagaaaaaaaaagttagttccATATGTTGTCCTATAATTCTGAGCTGTCACCTGTTTGGAATGACACTTAATCAAAGGGGTGTTTTACAGATAGATCCACAGCCACTTAGAAGAAGGCTTATCTAAATCAAATATAACATAACCCATCACTACATGCAGCACATATGAATGTTATCTGAATGCATGGAGGTTCTAGAACACGCATTTTTGattgaagaaataattaaaggTCAAAGAAGTGCAAACTTTGCATTTCAGAAGACATGGAACACTATAGATGGAAGCTGGATGGCAGAAGGTCTTGGCCTGGGTCTTGGCCCAGTGTAATTTTGGAGACTAAATTTTActcctgggaggaaaaaagccagcATTTTCCTTTGAGCTGATTTATTAAGAAAACAGCTCTTTGTAGCTATTCAACAGCCAGGGATGTAAGGTTGAGATTTAAAGCAGGCGGATTAAGGGGCACACTGCTGGAAAGACAGAGGTGCAAAGTGCAAGGCAACAGCAATCTATTACATGATTGTGCAATTTCTCTGTTCATTCAGCACTGTATCGCATTTATTCCACTGCTGGTTGCTATAAGTACACACTTGTGCCACCCATGTAAATTTTACAAAAAAGCAATTCTAGTCTTGTGCTTTTAGTGCTATTGAAGTATTGTGCTGACGCTGAAGATCGTAAGACCTGAAGAGATCTGCTGGTTTCTTTATATTCTAAGCATAATATCAACAGAGCATTATAAAGATGCTAACAAGCAATACAGAATCCTTCAGCCAAACATCTCAAAACATTATCTAAATGCTAATAAATTAAATCTCATCATTAACTAGTGAAATAGGTTTCAGCACCTCTGGTGTGCATAATAGGAAACTAAGGTGCAGAGAAGTGCTTGAAGACGCACTGCCAGTGAGTGACAGAGCCAGAAGCAGATTACAGTATCGCTGACCTTTCCTCTCTTTGTTTTATTATGCCACAGTTTCACAAAAGAGTGGGATAGAAACTGTGGGAGAGCATCAGTGGGGAGAAGTAGCAAGAGGAAGTGAGGATTATGGCACAGTACTCTTATTCTGACAGATCTGTATACATATAATGGCATTCAGCCCTACACTGCAAAAGAAAGTTCAACACAGACACTGCTTTGTACACAAAGAGTGATGCTGCCTGGGAACATAAGAGAGTCAGATGCTGTACTCACCTTCAGAGCAACCTGCTCTCGGAGCGTTGAGTTGGCGTACGCGAATGTGCTGGCCATACCAATGCACACGGCAATCCCTGCAGGGGAAGACACTCAAAGTGTGTAAGGCTTCAGTCCTAAGCCATTTGATGTCAGCATCACAAGCTTAGAAAAAAATTGAGTGGGTGATATTCTGGATGCACTGGGAATTAAAATATACAGGTGACTAAGACAGGGTGGTCTCGACTCATATAAAGTTCAAAATCAAGCTAAATTAAAATGAAGCTACTGCAGTGAGCACTCGCCACTCAGCCCAATACAGACACTTTGTCCTAATGTCAGGTTCTGTGCTGAAGGAGAACGAAGTGCTGCAAGCTGTGGCTGCATCGTGCAAACAGAACTCAGCTAGATGACAATACGACAACAGCAGTTCAGAAGCTCATGGAGGACAGGGCACACTGTCAAAACCACGCAGAATATCAGGTCCAAAGAGCGAGATGTTGCAGACATGAATCAATACCTGGTTTTGGGAATACTGGCAGAGCTGTAAGTGGACTAAACTCAAGCATTATTGGCTTCCCTGTGATGATAATTGCAGCATACTACTCCCAGAATGAGTAAGGATCCTCAGACATGCCACACATACAATTAGTAAGAGCAGGATTAGATGAATAGGTTTTACATGACCACTGAGGGCCTGAAATACCCAAGTACCATTAAAGAAACCTGGATAGACATAATCTTTAGGGAACTCTGAAGATCTTGACAGTAAGACGTAACTGGTGATGCTGTTTGGCTTGATTTCACAACTACCAACCCTTCTGTGCTACAGAGAAGCCTTTGCTAGTCACTAGTCTAAGCTCTCCCCATTTCTCCTAGAGAGAGGTCTGAGGGAGAAGCCTTGGAAACATCCTCAGACCCTACAGAAATGTCAGGGAGAGATTAGGAAAAGGAACAGAACTGGTCTCCCACAGGTCAGGAGAGGAAACAGATGGGACTGACACAGATGAAAACAGCTCGGACTGAATAGTGGGCTGAATTTATTAGATGCATTATCCCATGCATTTGAATATGTCCCCTTCATGCTAGACTACCTCTAGACACTGTCACGCAGATAAATGTACCAGACATCACAGCATGATAAAGTTTCCTAACCACTCTCTAATACACTTACAATCCGAAACGGATAGATGCTTACCAAGCTTGTGCTGGAAACAAACTTTAGCCAGGAGGATCAAGATGAAGGGAAGCCCCTTCTGCAGCCAACCTATCACAGCTTTTAACTCtgaaagagctggggctggagtTCCAGCTTGGTCGTCACTGCCTTCCTCAGCATGCCCATGGCGGTCACCTCCTGCCATATGCAGTAGAGATGAACCCCGGTGATGGCCATGGTGGAAATGATGGGATGACTGCCGGTGGTGAAACGGGGCTCCTTCTGTGCGGCTGGTCCCTTCCTCCCGTGGGGCTGGCATCTGAATGAATACTTCCCCACCTCCTGCTGAAGAGCCCAGAACCAAACCTGACTGGAATGGTGTGGCTGTGATGGTGCCTGACGGGATACCTGCCAGGCCTGAGAACAGCTGTTGTGGTGAGGAAGCTTCAGCCTTCAGACTTTCAAAAACTCCACTTTCATCCACGCTGGTTTCAGAACTGACTGTTTGGCTCCGGTTTCTGCAGCGGACAGAGAACAGAGAAAGGTGATTAAACAAAAATGAGTGCCACAGAACCTCTCAGTCTTTTAGCCCAATCCTGACTGTAGTCATTTAAGAGTTCCTCACAGACGATCAGAATACCTACATCTTCAGATGACAGTGCTCTTCCCTCTATTCACTCTTGGAAAGTCACAGTTTCAGAACTAGAGGCCAATAACCAGACTCCTAAGATAAGATCAGAGTACTTCTAAAGAACTGATCAAAATGCACCAGTCCCTTCATCTAAGGAACAGAGTTCCCAAACACCCCCTTTACTTTTGGAGGAACCAAAGAAATAACACATCCGACACCAAATTCAACGTCTTCTATAatgattttaatatttaaagaaaaacatacaaaaccTCATGTAACTTGACACAGCACAACCAAGGCAGGTCACACAATGTAATCAAGCTAACTCAAAGAAATGACCT comes from the Strix uralensis isolate ZFMK-TIS-50842 chromosome 17, bStrUra1, whole genome shotgun sequence genome and includes:
- the RNFT2 gene encoding E3 ubiquitin-protein ligase RNFT2 isoform X3, yielding MRCLHLLELPSLPPWHLAPLVKPVVQVLRKMQRRHSSNTDNVPPERNRSQTVSSETSVDESGVFESLKAEASSPQQLFSGLAGIPSGTITATPFQSGLVLGSSAGGGEVFIQMPAPREEGTSRTEGAPFHHRQSSHHFHHGHHRGSSLLHMAGGDRHGHAEEGSDDQAGTPAPALSELKAVIGWLQKGLPFILILLAKVCFQHKLGIAVCIGMASTFAYANSTLREQVALKEKRSVLVVFWILAFLTGNTLYLLYTFSSQQLYNSLIFLKPNLERLDFFDLMWIVGIADFVLKYLTIALKCLVVALPKIILAVKSKSFDICGRVGSVRKALKVLCTPQTYGVRATSQQCSEAGDICAICQAEFREPLILMCQHVFCEECLCLWFDREKTCPLCRSVTVETLRCWKDGTTSAHFQVY